One Pseudochaenichthys georgianus chromosome 4, fPseGeo1.2, whole genome shotgun sequence DNA window includes the following coding sequences:
- the loxl5a gene encoding lysyl oxidase-like 5a codes for MEKCVLVLIFLLDVLVCFCSGQHHLRTPGGLWKHRFQWQNNGQVFSLLSTGTQYHAPAQNRGGTKLFLTTRHSLNRPYPPVELRRPARTRHGELQDAAAGPSIQNEVSQMDVSVLGVDAGQYLLASGRPGTHNQPQTRLGSTREAPGHRAQQAVSNSSAAAFTSIQEFSGSGVPRGGRSTPGSDPHHTTTPPVKSPDFTHRTRSESPEDASQNSVGDAQSAQRAQSLTRNTPESSVPPTALSGNAVEIPFPRQRPETTRTPSVGDARDPHSIHHRNSVFYNVYPADRRNRITARPPPGPGYGTRFFHNGLPDLVPDPYYIQAASYIQRVQMYALRCAAEENCLSRSASQPGVRDLDYRVLLRFPQRVKNQGTADFLPVKPQHEWEWHSCHQHYHSMEAFSNYDLLDVSSGQKVAEGHKASFCLEDTSCDPGVRRRFACTAHTQGLSPGCYDTYHANIDCQWIDITDVPPGNYILRVTVNPSQAVQESDFSNNEVLCDIRYTGGYVQARNCRITVS; via the exons ATGGAGAAGTGTGTGCTGGTTTTAATCTTCCTGCTGGATGTTTTGGTGTGTTTTTGTTCCGGTCAGCACCATTTACGCACACCTGGAGGGCTGTGGAAGCACCGGTTCCAGTGGCAGAATAACGGCCAGGTGTTCAGTTTGCTGAGCACGGGGACTCAGTATCACGCACCTGCGCAGAACAGGGGAGGAACGAAGCTTTTTTTGACAACCAGACATAGTTTGAATCGACCTTACCCTCCTGTTGAGCTCAGAAGACCCGCCAGAACCAGACATGGAGAGCTCCAGGACGCAGCCGCAGGTCCCTCTATCCAAAACGAGGTGAGTCAGATGGATGTGTCGGTGCTCGGTGTGGATGCAGGTCAGTATTTACTCGCTTCGGGAAGACCAGGGACGCACAACCAGCCCCAAACGCGCCTCgggtccaccagagaggctccGGGACACCGTGCGCAACAGGCGGTGTCCAACAGCAGCGCCGCAGCTTTCACCTCCATCCAGGAGTTTTCCGGCAGTGGAGTCCCAAGAGGAGGCCGGAGCACACCTGGAAGTGATCCACACCATACCACAACTCCTCCGGTGAAATCCCCGGACTTTACGCACAGGACACGTTCAGAGTCACCCGAGGACGCATCGCAAAACTCTGTTGGAGACGCTCAAAGTGCCCAAAGAGCGCAGTCGCTGACCAGAAACACTCCAGAGTCCAGTGTCCCCCCCACAGCTCTGTCCGGTAACGCAGTGGAGATTCCCTTCCCGAGGCAGAGGCCGGAAACAACCAGAACTCCGAGTGTTGGGGACGCTCGGGATCCGCACAGTATCCATCACAGGAACTCCGTTTTCTATAATGTTTACCCGGCGGACCGCAGGAACAGGATCACTGCGCGCCCTCCACCAGGACCGGGGTATGGCACCAGGTTCTTCCACAACG GCCTCCCAGACCTGGTTCCTGACCCGTACTACATCCAGGCTGCCTCCTACATCCAGAGGGTTCAGATGTACGCACTGCGCTGTGCGGCTGAGGAAAACTGTCTCTCCAG gtCTGCGTCTCAGCCCGGTGTCAGAGACCTGGACTACAGGGTTCTGCTGCGGTTCCCTCAGCGAGTGAAGAACCAGGGAACTGCAGACTTCCTCCCTGTGAAGCCTCAGCACGAGTGGGAGTGGCACAGCTGCCACCA ACATTACCACAGCATGGAGGCGTTCAGTAACTACGACCTGCTGGACGTCTCCTCGGGTCAGAAGGTGGCTGAGGGACATAAGGCAAGTTTCTGTCTGGAGGATACTTCCTGTGACCCGGGGGTGAGGCGGCGCTTCGCCTGCACGGCTCACACTCAG GGTCTCAGTCCAGGCTGCTACGACACGTATCACGCCAACATCGACTGCCAGTGGATCGACATCACCGACGTTCCACCGGGAAACTACATCCTGAGG